TCCTTCTTGGGGATGGAGGAAATTCATCTCTCTAGAGGATTTCAAGGACAAGTCAAAAGGCTATCTCATCAAAGGCAAGTGTTGCGTTGAGGCTAAAGTCACAATCGTTGGCCCCTCCAAGAAACAGTAGTTTCAGACATCTGTGAGAGCTGATGACGTTATTCTAACTAGCACCAGCTATATGAAGTGTTCCATAGCACCGTGACATATTGAGACCGTCTGCTTGTTTGGAACTTTGGATATCTCATATCCGAACATATCAGCCCTTCAGGATTTTGCCAAATTTTGGTAACAAACCAAATCTTGTGAAAGATACTTCTTCCCCCTGTACTGTAGCACTGGAAAGAGTAAGACATGTATGTGGCTAATGAACTAGTACATCAAGGGATGCCCTTCCTTCCCTGCAACAAAAATCTTTTAGGAGCCAACAAGAAAATTTGCAGGACAAACTGGAAGTTTAAGGGAAGCAATTAACACCCAAAGCGCTTCTATTTCAGTTTCTTAATTTACATCACACTCCACTTGACATAGACAGGGCGTTTCTTATTCGTGAACCACAGACTGCACACCCACATCATGTCACCAGGAAATACCTCAAATAAAACATCACACTCAAACCAACACACATCACTCATACATCGCAAATCACCACGTTCAGGATATAGTTTACAATAACACACTCAAACCAGGGACCAAACTACATCTCCATCAAAGCAGTGATTGCAACCCTCAGACGAGGCTCACAGCTTGACACCAGGAACATGAACCCATTCCAGCTGCACCACGATCAGGCCACTATCGACCTTCTTCAGCTTCAGAATCAAGTCCTGGACAACCTTTCCATCCTTCCACTGAACATGGCTCTCACCGCCAAGGTAGTTTACACCGACTGGATATATTGTCTTGATCCTGGTTCCGTTAGTGGCATGGCTCAGATCCAACTTCGCAGCATCGTATATGTCAGTTATGTTGATGTCAGCCACACCCATGCTGTCGTCAGCTGTGAATTTGTCCTCATCAAAAACTTCCTGCATGGTATTAgcaattcagaaataaatatattcCTGGTTATTGCATAGTTAGA
This portion of the Panicum virgatum strain AP13 chromosome 2N, P.virgatum_v5, whole genome shotgun sequence genome encodes:
- the LOC120661384 gene encoding protein C2-DOMAIN ABA-RELATED 8-like, which produces MASASKEEVIGKLNVRVLRGNNLIIADPLTHTSDPYVVLQYGAQKVKTSVQKKNPNPVWNEVLQLSVTNPTKPVHLEVFDEDKFTADDSMGVADINITDIYDAAKLDLSHATNGTRIKTIYPVGVNYLGGESHVQWKDGKVVQDLILKLKKVDSGLIVVQLEWVHVPGVKL